Genomic window (Drosophila ananassae strain 14024-0371.13 chromosome 3L, ASM1763931v2, whole genome shotgun sequence):
TGCTCACTCCATTCGCGCACTGTTCCAACGCATTTTATCGACAAAATGTGGCGGTTAGTGTCTGGCTCGTATATTGCATTAGTTTGCTTGGAAAAACGCTCGAATTACGTGTAAAAAGCCGTTcttttgcaatattttttgCCCTCACAGCCATCGAAAAAAACACGCGAAGCTAGTGGTCTAGTGATGTGCGTGGTTTCGATAACTCGGGCAGCGTGTTTGTGCGACTGCTCGAAATCAACCCTGTTAGAAGCACAGCCCGCAACGATAGTTTCTTTTCGGTGTCAGAACATCGATTATTTGactttaatttattgaatgaAGAAAACCTTGAATTAAATGATCATCTAGCAACTCATTGGATATTTTGCTAACAAAATTTAGAACCAGCTTGTTCTCAATTCAGTTGGATTAAGGTGTTTCGAGGATTATTATTATCACGAGACGTTATCGATAGTTTTCGCCGTCCCTGGCGTCACGTTAAACGTCATTTCGATTTGACAAGCTCTTTCCGTTTCCTTTTTCCGTGAACGTCCAACATGAAAGCCAAGGGATTGGTtagtatttacaaaaaaatgattaaaatcaTGAAGTTTTGTGGCAGAAATGTTTGCAAACACACAGCAAAGCCTTAGGGTATCTGTCGCAGAATTGTGGAAGTGGCTGAAACACGCAATTTGTGTGAAAACTTCGGGAAAATCATAAAGTGCCTTCTGTCGCAGTTGGAAAAGCAAATGTGGCAGTTTTTGAGGGAAAATGATGAGATTCCTTAAGCCAACTAAATGCTATAAAGCTGCAATGAATTTATACTAGCATGGGAGCAGTTTAAAAggttcttaaaaaatattttgaagcCGCCGAGAACATAACCTCCAAGCGACTGGCATGCGTGTGTTTGTTTGCCTACATTTCTGGCCGACTTTGTTTACTGCTAAAGTTCTTGACTAAAATGTGCTCCATTTACAGTTGAAGGAGTACGAGGTCGTGGGCCGCAAGCTGCCCAGCGAGAAGGAGCCCCAGACTCCCCTCTACAAGATGCGCATCTTCGCTCCCGATAACATCGTGGCCAAATCCCGCTTCTGGTACTTCCTGCGCCAGCTGAAGAAGTTCAAGAAGACCACCGGCGAGATTGTGTCCATCAAGCAGGTGTACGAGACCTCGCCGATCAAGATCAAGAACTTCGGTATCTGGCTGCGTTACGACTCCCGCTCCGGCACCCACAACATGTACCGCGAGTACCGTGACCTGACCGTCGGCGGTGCCGTGACACAGTGCTACCGTGACATGGGTGCTCGTCACCGTGCCCGTGCCCACTCCATTCAGATCATCAAGGTGGAGTCGATCCCCGCCGCCAAGACGCGCCGCGTGCACGTCAAGCAGTTCCACGACTCCAAGATCAAGTTCCCTCTGGTCCAGCGTGTGCACCACAAGGGCAACAGGAAGCTGTTCTCGTACAGGAAGCCAAGGACCTACTTCCAGTAAAATGGATAGGATTTACCCGCATCCGATTGACTATAACATAGTGgttttttcaataaatgaGTACGTTGAAGAGTATACTTTATTTCAGTTCGCCACAGGCGTAGATAACAATTTTCTGGTTGGGTGTGCCGGATTTGGTGCCGCATCGTTCCATCTTGCGGACAACATCAGCTCCGCTAATTACGTGACCGAAAACCACATGCTTGTTGTCCAACCAATCGGTTCTGTGGAAGGAAATTAATTAAGTTAGCCTCTAACTTAGGCCTTAGATGTAAAACATACTTGGTGGTGCAGATGAAGAACTGTGAACCATTTGTGTTGGCTCCCGAATTGGCCATGGACAAGGTGCCGAAACTATTGTGTTTCAGGTTGAAGTTCTCGTCGTTAAACTTCTTGCCGTATATCGACTTGCCGCCAGTGCCGTTGTTGTTGGTAAAGTCGCCTCCTTGGCACATctttcaagaaaaaaaaaagttttaaaattgcaCATGGTATTTTGATGAGTCGAAGCTTACAAACTCTGGAATGACGCGATGGAAGGAGCAGCCCTTGTAGCCATAGCCCTGCTCATGGGTGCACAACTGGCGGAAGTTTTCCGCCGTCTTAGGCACTACATCTGCGCGGAGAAGCATCACGATGCGCCCGGCATCGTTGCCGCCTATTCGTACATCGAAGAACACTTGCGGGTTGCGTTTCTCGGCCTTTTCAATGACGGCGGGTCCTGTAGAAGGTGTCTCTGTTTTCTCTTCTTCTGGGCCGCCCTCCGGCTGCAATGTGGCACCCGCATGCTTCTGCAACCAGTCGTCATCCGCCCAAACGGGCTTGAAACTGTCTTCCTTCACGCGCACCGgcttggccaagttaacacggATTGTACGGCCGCACAGCTCTGAGTCATTCTAAAAGAAATGGAATATGTTGAGCGGATTTTATTCACAGTTTCAGACTAGTTTTTATTACCATGTTGTCTATGGCAGAGGCGGCATCTTCTCCTTGCTCATATTCAATAAACGCGAAGCCTCTGTGGCGCTGCGATTCGTAGTCCACGGGCATTTGGATGTCCGCTATGTCGCCGAATGGTATAAAGGCATTGTTGAGCAATCTTTCTGTAACCTCATCTGCCAGGCCGCCGACGTAAACCGTTCGCTTATCGTTAGACATGCCTGCGATtccaaattaataataaaataaattatttttgtttacaatTGCTGGTCAGTGTGACCATGAATGCCCATATGAGTTCCAAAATTAGGCTCAGCCAATCGATAAatttatcgatattttttagAACAGTGATCCAAAAACGCCCAAATTCAAACGTCATGACCGttacatttaaaattatttattattatagaTAAGTTAGACTAAGATTATGTTAAGACTGTGGTCCCACTTTCGTTGCCACATAGACCGTCGCTATTTGTTAGGCATGTGCTTGTGAGATTTTGCACAGTCAGAGGCCATAGCAGGTGGAAAACGCTCAGACAGTAGCCGGGAATATAGGCAAAGGTGGCGTATAGGATTAGAGAAACACAGCTGCCGAGCAGGACATCTGAAAAAGAAAACAGGAGTGATGAGATGTTgctcatttaatttttaaataatttaaagttaGCAGTGGGTCGCCTGTTCGTGTTTCCATGACTAATGCCAAGCCTAACTGACCGGCATAGATAAGATATTCCAATATCGGTGCGCCAAAGACAAAAGTGAAGACACCATAGTAACGACATGTAAAAAAATAGCTAATGGCTTATCACCTTTTTAGTATGAGGGTACTTACTGCAAAACACCTTCTCCCACGGTTCGCATATGGCAATTTGGGTGTTCAGTTCATAGAGAAAGTATAACCATTTCACATAGCGTTTGAACTTTTCATAATTCTCGGAAAGCATTGGGAACATTCTGAACTCTGGTGGCTATCAGGCGATGTGGGGTTTATGGAAGTATCGACTGTTTCAGGGTGCGCGACGAACTAACCCGATCATGCCTCCGGGTGAAGTGAGACACCTGTGCGGTACCTGCGTCCCCGTCATTTCTTATCACAGAaaccatatttttttgtttgtttttttttctttttctattttttttttttttataaatgcgtatatatatacattttttcgGCTGTAAACCAAATTAAATAGATTTTGGCTTCGGTTTCTTGTTTGCCGCTGTTAGGCGAGAGCGATAAAAATCAATCGGCCGCTGGGTTACGCCTGCACCCGAAAACTGTTTCGGCCTTATCAGAGCAGTACGGATCCCCACCTGGTAGGGGGATTGTCTCCGgcatttgatttttattctctTGGTTATGACTCAGGCATGGGCTCACACCACCAGGGGCACCATTGCCAGCAGAAAGAGCCAAACGGAAAGCACGTCATTGGAG
Coding sequences:
- the LOC6494210 gene encoding peptidyl-prolyl cis-trans isomerase E, yielding MSNDKRTVYVGGLADEVTERLLNNAFIPFGDIADIQMPVDYESQRHRGFAFIEYEQGEDAASAIDNMNDSELCGRTIRVNLAKPVRVKEDSFKPVWADDDWLQKHAGATLQPEGGPEEEKTETPSTGPAVIEKAEKRNPQVFFDVRIGGNDAGRIVMLLRADVVPKTAENFRQLCTHEQGYGYKGCSFHRVIPEFMCQGGDFTNNNGTGGKSIYGKKFNDENFNLKHNSFGTLSMANSGANTNGSQFFICTTKTDWLDNKHVVFGHVISGADVVRKMERCGTKSGTPNQKIVIYACGELK
- the LOC6496351 gene encoding 60S ribosomal protein L18a, which codes for MKAKGLLKEYEVVGRKLPSEKEPQTPLYKMRIFAPDNIVAKSRFWYFLRQLKKFKKTTGEIVSIKQVYETSPIKIKNFGIWLRYDSRSGTHNMYREYRDLTVGGAVTQCYRDMGARHRARAHSIQIIKVESIPAAKTRRVHVKQFHDSKIKFPLVQRVHHKGNRKLFSYRKPRTYFQ
- the LOC26515006 gene encoding serine palmitoyltransferase small subunit A — its product is MFPMLSENYEKFKRYVKWLYFLYELNTQIAICEPWEKVFCNVLLGSCVSLILYATFAYIPGYCLSVFHLLWPLTVQNLTSTCLTNSDGLCGNESGTTVLT